Genomic DNA from Bosea sp. (in: a-proteobacteria):
ATGCCCTCGGTCGCCCGCAAGTTCCTGATGGCCGGGCGCGGCGGCCTCAACCTCACCCATTCCGAGCCGATGGAAAGATTTGCCGGCCGTTATGGCGAGGCGGCGGACTGGGTCGCCCCGCTGCTCGCCGGATATCCCCCGGCCGCGCTCATCGCGTGGTCGGAGGGGCTGGGCCAACCCACCTTCGTCGGCTCATCGGGGCGCGTCTTTCCGCAGGGCTTCAAGACCTCGCCCCTGCTGCGCGCCTGGCTGTCGCGGCTCGACGCGCTCGGCGTGCGTATCGTGACCCGCTCGGAATGGCGTGGCTGGACCGCTGCCGGCGCGCTGCGCCTCGCCGGCCCCGAAGGCGAGACGCAGGCGCGTCCGGATGTCGTGATCCTGGCCATGGGCGGTGCGAGCTGGCCACGGCTGGGCTCCAATGGCGCCTGGGCGCCGCTGCTGAGCGAGCAGGGCATTGCGGTCGTCCCGCTCAGGCCTGCCAATGTCGGTGTCAGGATCGGCTGGTCGTCCGTGCTGCGCGAGCGGTTCCACGGCGAGCCGCTCAAGCGCATCGCGCTCACCCATCAAGGCCGCACGCTGCGCGGCGAGGCGGTGCTGACGCGGGACGGGCTCGAGGGCGGTGTGGTCTATGCGCTCGGGGCGGCCATCCGCGCGGCGCTTGACGGCGCCCCCACCACGACGCTCACCATCGATCTGAGGCCCGACATCGCGCTCGATGCGCTGGCGCTCAGGCTTGATGGCCCGCGCGGCGGGGCCTCGATGGCGACGATCCTGCGCAAGCGCGCCGGCCTGTCGCCCGTGGCGGCAGGCCTCGTGCGGGAGGCGGGACCCTTGCCCGCCGGGCCCAGCGCGCTGGCGCGGCGCATCAAGGCCGCCGCCTTTGCGGTAACCGGCTTGTCCGCCTTCGATCGTGCGATCTCGTCGGCCGGGGGCGTCAGCCGCGCGGAACTCGATGAACGCCTGATGCTGAGAGCCAGGCCCGGCATCTTCGCCGCCGGCGAGATGCTGGACTGGGAAGCCCCGACGGGGGGCTATCTGCTTCAGGCCAGCTTCGCCAGCGGCGTCGCCGCCGCGCATGGGGCGCTGGCCTGGCTTGGCAGGCCGCTCGAAGCGTGAGGGTGGGTCCGGTCCGCATGCCGGACCGAGCCGATGTCAGCGCCGATCTCAGCGCCGATCTCAGCGCCGGCGCGGCGGAGGCCGCCGATTGCCGCCAGCGGGCGCGCCCACAGCTGCGGTCTTCTGCCGGAAGTTGATCCGGCCGCGATCGAGATCGTAGGGCGACATTTCCACGACGACGCGATCCCCCGCAATGGTGCGGATGCGGTTCTTCTTCATCTTGCCGGCGGCATAGGCCAGCACGATGTGGTCATTGTCCAGCTTGACGCGGAAATGGCCGTCCGGCAGCACTTCAGCGACAGTTCCATCAAACTCGAGCAGCTCTTCCTTTGCCATCCAGACTCCATCCGGTTTTTGCGTGTCGAGGCCATGTCGGCCCGCTTCCGTGCGCTGCTCATAGCGCTTCGCGTCGAAAAGGAAAAGCATGATGCACGCAATGCCGCCGTCCTGCCCATGCCGGGGGCTGCGCCCGTGGGCGGGCGCCCGATGATCGCGCTGGCGGCCCATGGCTTCGAGGCCATGATCGGCCCGGCCTGCGGAGCCGTCGTCACGCAGCTTCGCTGGCGCGCGCCCTCGGGCGCCGTTCACGATCTGCTGTTCAGCCCGGCCGGGCTGAACCCGCAGACTGCCCAGCCCAACCGTTTCGGGCTCTGGCCGATGGTGCCCTTCGCCAATCGCGCCTTCGGCGGCATCGTGGATGATGGCCAACGCCGCATCCAGCTCCCGTTAAACGATCCGGCCACTGGCTCGGCCATTCATGGCTTCGGCTGGCAATCGCCCTGGCAGGTGGTTGCGCAAGGCCGTGACAGCGCCAGGCTGCGCCATGAGCGGGCGGCGGATGCCGCAGCGCCCTATGCCTATGCGGCGACGCTCGACATCGGCCTTCAGGCCGGCGGCGCGCGGCTCCTCCTGGCCGTCACCAACACGGGCGATGAGGCCTTGCCCTTCGGCATCGGCTTTCATCCCTGGCTGCCGCGCGCGCCGGATACGATCCTGACCATCCGCGCGCGCCAGGCGCTCGCCCTCGGCCCTGGCTATCGCGCGACCGGCGTGGTGGATCTGCCCGGCGGCGGGCGCTTTGGCGCGGGCGCGAGCCTGCCTGTGGGCGAGGAGGTGGCGCAGAGCCTCATTGACTGGACGGGGGAGGCGCTTTTCACCTCGCGCGCTTCAGGCCTCTCGATCGTCATCGCGGCCGACCACAGCCTGCGCCACCCGGTGCTGTGGAGCCCTCCCGGTGCGGATTTCGTCTGCTTCGAGCCCCAGAGCCATGGCATCGGCGCGCCGAGCGAAGCGGCTGCGCGCGCCGTCACGCCGCTGGCTTCGCTGGCGCCCGGAGAGGCCCTGTCCGGCTGGATGACGATCGGCGCCACGGAGGCCTGACCAAGACAGGCCTGAGCCCGCCTCAGCCGCTGAAATGCTTGGAGAGCTTGAGCGACTGGCCCTGATAGTTCGACTTGAGGTCCGCGCCGTACAGCGCCCTTGGCCGGCGCGCCATGCGCTCATAGACCAGCCGGCCCACCACCTGCCCGTCCTCGAGGATGAACGGCACATCGCGCGAGCGCACTTCCAGCACCGCCCGCGCCCCGGCCCCGCCCGCGCCGGCATGGCCGAAGCCCGGATCGAAGAAACCGGCATAGTGCACGCGGAACTCGCCCACCAGCGCGTCGAACGGCATCATCTCGCAGGCATAGTCGGGCGGCACATGCACCGCCTCCTTCGAGGCCAGGATGTAGAACTGGCCCGGATCGAGGATCAGCGAGCCCGAGCCGTCGGCATCGAGCCTGTCCCAGAACTCGGCCACGCGATAGGCGCCGACCCGGTCGACATCGATCAGCCCCGTATGGCGCCTGGCGCGGTAGCCGATCACGCCGTCGAAGCCGGACAGGTCCACGCTGACCGCCACGCCGCCCTGGATGTTGGGCTCGGCCGAGGCCACAAGCGTCTCGCGGCCGTGCAGTTCGGCCAGCTCCGCGTCGTCAAGCCGCGCGCCCCCTGCCCTGAAGCGGATCTGGCTCAGCCGCGAGCCGGTGCGCGCCAGGATGGGGAAGGTGCGCGGGCTGATCTCGATGTAGAGCGGCCCGTGATAGCCTTCCTCGACCACGTCGAACTCGCGCGAGCGGTCGGTGATGACGCGCGTGAACACATCAAGGCGGCCGGTCGAGCTTTTCGGATTGGCCGAGGCCGCAAGCCCTGCCGGCAGCGCGAGGCTTTCGAGCAGTTCGGCGATGTAGACGCAGCCGGTCTCGAGCACGGCCCCGGCGGTGAGGTCGATCTCGTGCAGCGCCAACTGGTCGAGGCGCTGGCGCAGCAGCCGTTCACGGCCGGGCAGGAAGCTGGCCCGCACCCGCCAGGCGCGGCGGCCCAGCCTCAGTTCGAGGCTGGAGGGCTGGATCTGCCCTTCCACGGGCGGCACGCCGGTGCGGACCACGCCCGAGGCGATCATGGCCGCGATCGTCTCGTCGGACTGGATGCCGGGCAGGATCGGCGTCATCGGGCTGGGGTTCATGGCGTGAGCGTGAAGGCGAGGTCAGGATCAACGCTTCTTACGCCTCACGCCCGAAATCGCAACAGGCATCGATGCAAAAGCCGGGGAAAGCCGTCAATCGCGGAACGTCGCCCAGGCGATCAGGCTGCGGCTGATCGCTGTGGCGAGCACCAGCGGGGCAAAGGCATAGGCCAGCACGCAGAACCAGTCAGGCGCGAGCAGCATGGCGACGAAGACGAGGATGGTCTCCGATCCCTCCGCCAGGCCGGCGGTAAAATACAGGCTCTTGTGCCCGCGGCTCGTCGTCTCGAGGCCGCGCTTCGCGGCAAGCGCCGCATAGGCGAGGAATGTCGCGCCGTTGAGGTAGAAGCTGGCGAGCAGCACCGCCGCCGGCAGGGCGTTGAGGGCCGGGTCCCGCAGCGCGAAGGCCAGCGGCACCGCACCGTAGAAGGCGAAGTCGCAGACGATGTCGAGGAAGCCGCCCCGATCGGTGCGGCGGCGCGCCTCGGCGATGGCTCCGTCCAGCCCGTCGCAGAAGCGGCCGAGCCCGAGCAGAACCAGCGCCAGAAGGTCGAGCCGCAGCCAGATCGCCGCCGCGCAGCCCACCCCGCAGGCGAGGCCCAGAAGCGTCACGGCATCGGCGGTGACGCCGCGCCGCGCCAGCGCGCGTCCCATCTCAAGAAGCGGAGGATCGATGATGCGCCGCATGATGCCGTCGAGCATCGGTCCTCCTCGGTGGCGGGCCTGGGCGGCCGGGCGGGCTCGCGTGTCGCAGGCCCTGACGGCCAGAGCGGGCATGACACCGCCTTTGCCGCCAGATACGATATGGTCAAGCCTTGTGCAGCCTCGAAAGGTGCCATCATGTACAACGCCACGACGCGGGGCGTTCACATCTCTGTGACGCCCGAATTCATGGAGACGGAATCGTCCCCGGCCGATCAGCGCTTTTTCTGGGCCTACACCATCGAGATCGTGAACAACGCCGCCGAAACGGTGCAGCTCGTCTCGCGGCACTGGCGCATCACCGATGGCAACGGCCAGCTTCACGAGGTGAAGGGGCCGGGCGTGGTCGGGGAGCAGCCTGTGCTGCGCGCGGGCGAGCGCTTCCGCTACACCTCCGGCTGTCCGCTGGCCACGCCGCATGGCTCGATGACCGGCACCTTCGAGATGCTGATGGAGGATGGCGGCCGCTTCGATGCCGTGATCCCGCCATTCCCGCTGCAGAGCCCGCACGCCCGCGTCACGCTGCACTGAGGCTCGGATGCATGGGCTTCCCCGTCGCAAATCAGCCGTGAAGCGGTCTATGCTGCCATCCATGCCTCGTCTGCTCGCCGCTGCTCTCGCCCTCGCCGTCTCCGCCGCCTGGCCCCTCCCGATGAGCGCGCAGGAGCTGCGTGGCCATGGCGGTCCTGTCAGGGCCGTGGCCGTCTCGCCCGATGGCGCGTTCGCCATCACGGGCTCGTTCGACCAGTCCGTGATCCTGTGGCGGCTGCGGGCGGGCGTGGCCGAGGCGGTGCTGCGGTTCCACGAGGGCTCGGTGAACGCCGCCCTTGCGCTGGCCGACGGCCGCTTCGCCAGCGCCGGGGAGGATGGGCGCATCGCCATCTGGCGCGTCGGCCAGGCCGCGCCGGATCGCATCGTCACCGGCCATTCCGCGCCTGTCGCGGCGCTTGCCCTTTCCCCGGATGGCGGCGTCATCGGCTCCGCCTCCTGGGACGGCACGGCGCGGCTCACCCCGCTTGGCGGCGGCGAGGCGCGGGTGCTTGAGGGGCATCGCGGCCAGGTCAACGGCATCGCCTTCCTGCCGGGCGGCGGCGTCGTCACGGCGGGCTATGACGCGACGCTGCGCTTCTGGACCGCCGATGGCGCGCCGGCGCGCATCGTCACCTTGCCAGCCGTGCTCAACAGCGTTGTCGCCGCGCCCGATGGCGAGGCTGCGGTGGCGGGCGCCGATGGCCGCCTGCGCTTCGTCGGCGCCGATGGCGCGGCCGGCGCCGAACTCGCCATCGCCGAGACCCCGCTCGTGGCGCTGTCCATCACGCGCGACGGCTCAGCCCTGGCCACCGGCGGCATCAGGGGCAATGTCTCCATCATCGATCGCCGCTCGAAGACGGTGCGCGCCAATCTGGTCGGGCCGGGGCTGCCGGTCTGGTCGCTCGCCTTCACGCCGGATGGCGCGGAGGTGCTCTCGGGCGGGGCCGACCGGCTTGTGCGCCGCTGGAACGCGAGCACCGGCGAGCATATCGGCGCGGTGGTGCCGCGCGCTGGCGCCGATCCGCTCGAGGCTTTCCGGGGCGAGCGCGGCGCGCAGGTGTTTCGCGCCTGCGCCGCCTGCCACACCCTGACGCCCGATGACGGCGCGCGGGCCGGGCCCACCCTGCACGGTGTCATGGGCCGCCGCATCGGTACAGCGCCGGGCTACGCCTTCTCGCCTGCGTTGCAGCAGATGGACATCATCTGGAGCCGCGAGACCATCGCGCGCCTGTTCGAGATCGGGCCCAACGCCATGACGCCCGGCACCAAGATGCCCGAGCAGGTCATCATCTCCGCCGAGGACCGCAAGGCGCTGGTGGACTGGCTGGAGAAGGTGACGCGCTGAGGCTCAGCCGAGCGGGTCCTCCCCGCGCTCCCGCCGTTCGCGCAGGTAGTCCTCCGTCGTGCGCGGGCTCGGGCGCGGCCGGTTCTCGTGCGGATCGAAGCTCTCGTTGACGACGACCTCGACGCGGCAATCCTCGCACATGCGGATCAGCGAGGCGCGCCTGGCCATGTCGCCGGCGAACATCCAGTGCTTGTTCTCGAGCTTGGCCACGATGCGGTTGATGGTGGACTGCACGCCGAAGCCCTTGCCGCACTGGATGCAGTGGGCCGGCTCCTCCTGCTTCACCACCCGCGCCGGTTCCGCCCAGGCCTTGAAGTCTATGCGCGGCTCCAGCGTGATGACCTTCTCGGGGCAGGTGGCGGCGCACAGCCCGCACTGCACGCACAGGTCCTCCTGGAATTTCAGCGTCGGCTTGTCCTTGTCGTCCTGCAGGGCCTGAACCGGGCAGGCGGAGACGCAGGCCAGGCACAGCGTGCAGCCATCGACATTGATCTCGAGCCCGCCGAAGGGCGCGCGCGCCGGCATCGCCACGGCCTCGACCGGCGCGGGCGCGGCGCGGTGCAGCTCGCCGATCGTGGTCTTGAGCAGCTGGCGGCCCTGGCCCATGGGCCGGAAGCGCGCCGGGTTCGGGCTCGGCATGCCGGGGCTTGGCAGGTCGAGCGCCTGCCGCAGCGCATCGGGATCATCGGTCTCGATCAGCCCGGCGCGGCCTTCGCCATAGCCCAGCGCGGCGCCGAGCGTGTTGGCGTAGTCGATGTTGCGGGCGAGGCCCGAGAGGTCGTGCTTCGCCTTGCCCCTGACGAGGAAGCGCACGGCCGCGGCGCCGAAGGCGAGCGCCGCGGCGCTGAGCTCCAGCCCCGCCTGCGTCACCTCGTTGAGCCTGAGCGGCAGCACATGCGCGGGCAGCCCGCGCCCGAAGCGCGCCAGCGCCTCGATCAGCGGCTCGCCATGGTCGCCGTCATGGACGAGCAGCACGGGCGGGCGTCCGCCGGCCTCGACATGGGTGGTGATGAGCGTGCGCAGCTTGCGCAGCACCACGTCGGACGGGGGCAGCGCATAGGTGATCGCGCCAGTGGGGCACACCGAGGCGCAGGCCCCGCAGCCAGCGCAGATCTCGGCGGAGACGGCGACATGATCGCCCATCGAGGTGATGGCGCCGGCGGGGCACAATTCGAGGCAGCGCGTGCAGCCGGTCTTGCGCGAGCGTGAATGGGCGCACAGCCCC
This window encodes:
- a CDS encoding TIGR03862 family flavoprotein, whose translation is MIGAGPAGLIAAETLARAGLSVTVHERMPSVARKFLMAGRGGLNLTHSEPMERFAGRYGEAADWVAPLLAGYPPAALIAWSEGLGQPTFVGSSGRVFPQGFKTSPLLRAWLSRLDALGVRIVTRSEWRGWTAAGALRLAGPEGETQARPDVVILAMGGASWPRLGSNGAWAPLLSEQGIAVVPLRPANVGVRIGWSSVLRERFHGEPLKRIALTHQGRTLRGEAVLTRDGLEGGVVYALGAAIRAALDGAPTTTLTIDLRPDIALDALALRLDGPRGGASMATILRKRAGLSPVAAGLVREAGPLPAGPSALARRIKAAAFAVTGLSAFDRAISSAGGVSRAELDERLMLRARPGIFAAGEMLDWEAPTGGYLLQASFASGVAAAHGALAWLGRPLEA
- the infA gene encoding translation initiation factor IF-1, translating into MAKEELLEFDGTVAEVLPDGHFRVKLDNDHIVLAYAAGKMKKNRIRTIAGDRVVVEMSPYDLDRGRINFRQKTAAVGAPAGGNRRPPPRRR
- a CDS encoding 2'-deoxycytidine 5'-triphosphate deaminase; amino-acid sequence: MTPILPGIQSDETIAAMIASGVVRTGVPPVEGQIQPSSLELRLGRRAWRVRASFLPGRERLLRQRLDQLALHEIDLTAGAVLETGCVYIAELLESLALPAGLAASANPKSSTGRLDVFTRVITDRSREFDVVEEGYHGPLYIEISPRTFPILARTGSRLSQIRFRAGGARLDDAELAELHGRETLVASAEPNIQGGVAVSVDLSGFDGVIGYRARRHTGLIDVDRVGAYRVAEFWDRLDADGSGSLILDPGQFYILASKEAVHVPPDYACEMMPFDALVGEFRVHYAGFFDPGFGHAGAGGAGARAVLEVRSRDVPFILEDGQVVGRLVYERMARRPRALYGADLKSNYQGQSLKLSKHFSG
- a CDS encoding CDP-alcohol phosphatidyltransferase family protein codes for the protein MLDGIMRRIIDPPLLEMGRALARRGVTADAVTLLGLACGVGCAAAIWLRLDLLALVLLGLGRFCDGLDGAIAEARRRTDRGGFLDIVCDFAFYGAVPLAFALRDPALNALPAAVLLASFYLNGATFLAYAALAAKRGLETTSRGHKSLYFTAGLAEGSETILVFVAMLLAPDWFCVLAYAFAPLVLATAISRSLIAWATFRD
- the apaG gene encoding Co2+/Mg2+ efflux protein ApaG; translated protein: MYNATTRGVHISVTPEFMETESSPADQRFFWAYTIEIVNNAAETVQLVSRHWRITDGNGQLHEVKGPGVVGEQPVLRAGERFRYTSGCPLATPHGSMTGTFEMLMEDGGRFDAVIPPFPLQSPHARVTLH
- a CDS encoding c-type cytochrome translates to MPRLLAAALALAVSAAWPLPMSAQELRGHGGPVRAVAVSPDGAFAITGSFDQSVILWRLRAGVAEAVLRFHEGSVNAALALADGRFASAGEDGRIAIWRVGQAAPDRIVTGHSAPVAALALSPDGGVIGSASWDGTARLTPLGGGEARVLEGHRGQVNGIAFLPGGGVVTAGYDATLRFWTADGAPARIVTLPAVLNSVVAAPDGEAAVAGADGRLRFVGADGAAGAELAIAETPLVALSITRDGSALATGGIRGNVSIIDRRSKTVRANLVGPGLPVWSLAFTPDGAEVLSGGADRLVRRWNASTGEHIGAVVPRAGADPLEAFRGERGAQVFRACAACHTLTPDDGARAGPTLHGVMGRRIGTAPGYAFSPALQQMDIIWSRETIARLFEIGPNAMTPGTKMPEQVIISAEDRKALVDWLEKVTR
- a CDS encoding 4Fe-4S binding protein encodes the protein MAEPTRIVAVCSCEDTMPLDVAAIAKGCGDASLKTARHLCRSQVDSFKAMLSSGASEITVACTQEAPLLAEIAEDLAFPGEVRFTNIRELAGWSDQARDAGPKMAALLAASAEPMAPTRFATLSSAGVALIYGSDDTAIEVARRLSDSLDVTVILTRPGDITPPRVADFPVFRGTVAGATGWLGAFELTIDDFAAAAPSSRARLAFGETRNGAKSSCDLVIDVSGGRPLFTGDHLREGYLRADPRDRAAIEALTARAATLVGEFDKPAYVNLEQGLCAHSRSRKTGCTRCLELCPAGAITSMGDHVAVSAEICAGCGACASVCPTGAITYALPPSDVVLRKLRTLITTHVEAGGRPPVLLVHDGDHGEPLIEALARFGRGLPAHVLPLRLNEVTQAGLELSAAALAFGAAAVRFLVRGKAKHDLSGLARNIDYANTLGAALGYGEGRAGLIETDDPDALRQALDLPSPGMPSPNPARFRPMGQGRQLLKTTIGELHRAAPAPVEAVAMPARAPFGGLEINVDGCTLCLACVSACPVQALQDDKDKPTLKFQEDLCVQCGLCAATCPEKVITLEPRIDFKAWAEPARVVKQEEPAHCIQCGKGFGVQSTINRIVAKLENKHWMFAGDMARRASLIRMCEDCRVEVVVNESFDPHENRPRPSPRTTEDYLRERRERGEDPLG